The proteins below come from a single Fusarium verticillioides 7600 chromosome 3, whole genome shotgun sequence genomic window:
- a CDS encoding glutamate decarboxylase, whose translation MTVTNSRNGNPSITTLHRAEEVNDLIDAVKGLIVPYIKAADDAAAERATGNIHPSPAGVKNNVLVDFQKPQELAQRLKFSLPNSGQGKEGLLEIIQQVLQNSVNTWDQGFLDKLYASTNAVGVVSDMVLSVLNTNLHVFQVSPALTIVEKTTAKTLAHLFGFTGSRAGGISCQGGSASNLTSLVVARNTLFPECRASGNGNHDLVVFTSAHGHYSVEKSAMICGLGSNSVWPVPVDEFGCMRPDALRELAIRARNEGKTPFYVNSTAGTTVMGSYEPFEEISKICKEFGLWMHIDASWGGPAIFSSKQKHKLNGAHLADSLTVNPHKMMNVPVTCSFLLGPDMNIFNRANRTAAGYLFHTSDGDDIWDLADLTLQCGRRGDSLKLALAWIYYGAAGFEKQIDHAFEQAEYLASLIKQSDNFVLVSQDPPPCLQVCFYYSPERNLSHNKEENTLRTKTMVEKMILRGYMVDYAPGPNGSFFRVVVNCQTLPGTVEGLVKALEEVGRQ comes from the exons ATGACTGTGACCAACAGCCGCAATGGGAACCCCTCCATAACCACCCTCCATAGGGCTGAAGAAGTAAACGAT CTCATCGATGCTGTGAAGGGTCTCATTGTCCCTTACATCAAGGCTGCCGATGACGCCGCAGCAGAGCGTGCCACAGGGAATATTCACCCCAGTCCAGCTGGTGTCAAGAATAATGTCCTGGTAGACTTTCAAAAACCACAGGAGCTTGCTCAACGACTCAAGTTTTCCTTGCCAAATTCGGGTCAAGGTAAGGAGGGGCTGTTGGAGATTATCCAGCAAGTCCTTCAGAACAGTGTCAATACTTGGGACCAGGGCTTCCTTGATAAACTATATGCAAGCACGAACGCA GTCGGTGTGGTGTCAGACATGGTACTTTCAGTGCTAAACACCAAT CTCCATGTGTTCCAAGTTTCTCCCGCCCTCACCATCGTTGAAAAAACCACAGCAAAGACCCTGGCACACTTGTTTGGTTTCACTGGATCAAGAGCAGGGGGCATCTCCTGTCAGGGAGGAAGCGCCTCAAACTTGACGTCCCTTGTCGTTGCCCGGAATACTTTGTTCCCAGAATGCAGAGCTTCAGGCAATGGTAACCACGATTTAGTCGTCTTTACAAGTGCTCATGGGCATTACTCGGTTGAAAAGAGTGCCATGATATGTGGTCTTGGTTCGAACAGCGTCTGGCCTGTTCCTGTGGATGAGTTTGGATGCATGAGGCCGGATGCCCTGAGGGAGCTGGCCATCCGTGCCAGGAATGAAGGCAAGACACCCTTTTATGTGAACTCGACGGCTGGAACCACTGTCATGGGCTCATATGAGCCATTCGAGGAGATTTCCAAGATTTGCAAGGAGTTTGGCCTCTGGATGCATATCGATGCAAGCTGGGGAGGCCCTGCTATCTTCTCGTCGAAACAAAAGCATAAGCTCAATGGCGCCCATCTAGCCGATTCATTGACAGTGAACCCTCATAAGATGATGAACGTTCCTGTCACATGCTCATTCCTCCTCGGACCAGATATGAACATTTTCAACAGGGCCAACCGCACCGCCGCAGGCTATTTGTTCCATACcagcgatggcgatgatatcTGGGATCTTGCAGATCTAACCCTGCAGTGCGGTCGCCGCGGTGACAGTCTTAAGCTTGCTTTGGCCTGGATATACTATGGTGCTGCAGGttttgagaagcagatcgaCCACGCCTTCGAGCAGGCTGAATACCTTgccagtctcatcaaacaGAGTGACAATTTTGTGCTTGTATCGCAGGACCCTCCCCCTTGTTTGCAAGTTTGCTTCTATTACTCCCCCGAGAGAAATCTGTCTCATAACAAAGAGGAGAACACGCTCCGAACCAAGACtatggttgagaagatgatcCTCAGAGGCTACATGGTTGATTATGCCCCTGGTCCAAATGGCAGCTTCTTCCGTGTTGTGGTCAACTGCCAGACTCTGCCAGGGACAGTCGAGGGCCTTGTTaaggctcttgaggaagttggACGGCAATAG
- a CDS encoding DNA polymerase alpha subunit B — protein sequence MMADEIESRFSPNKPLEPDVFSELESIMRLHGLSAEDLFFKWESYCIKLDLDAQALSLEVLRNLKQSIQDELENSHRKVQVKTERKVANTPRGTAKGGDVFGMLDGLVPSTPASGAKLNRGAASGSTVKRKTETPKGLMSSPATGMSEQLKSLNGLPPTSFSDRANPGETVEILNDRLSAAEPPIAPFAEPRIKLTAASDQKKLGYKPLAMKLSEASEILDDRIDNFMALIQQHHKIDENEFGSAAAQSTTEVVAVGRIASDSSEGKLNAASLVLETSRRTGMGLRVPLKMDNIRSWSFFPGQIVAFRGANASGNEFVVKEVLEVPLLPSAASSLSALEGHRGRFRGGPDAMDEDSEPAPLSILYASGPYTADDNLDFEPLHALCSQAGDTYADALVLTGPFLDIDHPLIATGDFDLPEEANFDPDTATMATVFKYLVAPAFNRLAASNPQITIILVPSVRDVLSKHVSWPQDSIPRKELGLPKMVRIVTNPMTLSINELVLGVSSQDVLSQLRSEEVVSRGGGQPGTDLMSRLCRYLVEQRHYFPLFPPTDRSKLPKTGTEDGLATGAGLDLSYLELGEMVNVRPDVMVVPSLLPPFAKVVESVLLINPGCLSKRRGAGTYARMALYPPPVSNGSSEDMMGHQIYDRARVEIIRI from the exons ATGATGGCGGACGAAATCGAAAGCCGATTCTCCCCCAACAAGCCGCTTGAGCCTGATGTCTTCAGCGAACTGGAATCCATTATGCGCCTTCATGGCCTCTCGGCCGAGGATCTCTTTTTCAAGTGGGAGTCGTATTGTATAAAattggatcttgatgctcAGGCCCTTAGTCTTGAAGTTCTCAGGAACCTCAAGCAGAGCATCCAAGATGAGCTCGAAAACAGCCATCGAAAAGTTCAGGTCAAGACCGAGAGAAAGGTAGCCAACACACCGAGAGGCACAGCAAAGGGCGGCGATGTTTTTGGGATGTTAGATGGGCTTGTTCCCAGCACTCCAGCGTCGGGGGCAAAGTTGAATAGGGGTGCTGCGAGTGGCAGTACTGTTAAGAGAAAGACGGAGACGCCAAAGGGGCTGATGAGCTCGCCAGCTACAGGTATGAGTGAGCAGCTCAAGTCGTTGAATGGACTACC GCCCACATCGTTCAGTGATCGAGCAAATCCAGGAGAGACTGTTGAAATCCTCAACGATCGCCTCAGTGCAGCCGAACCACCGATTGCGCCCTTCGCCGAGCCTCGAATAAAACTCACAGCTGCCTCAGATCAAAAGAAGCTGGGATACAAGCCATTGGCCATGAAACTCTCCGAGGCCAGCGAAATTCTCGATGACCGGATCGACAACTTCATGGCTCTTATACAGCAGCATCATAAGATCGATGAGAACGAATTCGGCAGTGCTGCTGCGCAAAGTACAACTGAGGTCGTGGCTGTTGGCCGTATCGCTTCTGACTCCTCAGAAGGAAAACTAAATGCTGCATCACTGGTTTTGGAAACCTCCAGACGAACAGGGATGGGCTTGCGGGTACCGCTAAAAATGGACAACATCCGCTCATGGAGCTTCTTCCCCGGCCAAATCGTCGCTTTTCGGGGTGCCAACGCCTCAGGGAACGAATTTGTCGTGAAGGAGGTTCTCGAGGTTCCTCTACTTCCTAGTGCTGCATCTTCGCTTTCTGCACTCGAGGGGCATCGTGGGAGGTTCCGTGGTGGTCCTGATGCGATGGACGAAGATTCAGAACCTGCACCTTTGAGCATTCTCTACGCCTCTGGTCCTTATACCGCTGATGATAATCTCGATTTTGAGCCACTCCATGCACTGTGCAGTCAAGCAGGTGATACTTATGCAGATGCGCTTGTCCTCACAGGGCCGTTCCTCGATATTGATCATCCCCTTATTGCCACGGGAGATTTCGATCTTCCTGAGGAGGCAAATTTTGACCCCGATACAGCTACTATGGCAACAGTATTTAAATACCTTGTTGCTCCCGCTTTCAACCGCCTTGCAGCCTCAAACCCGCAAATCACCATCATCCTTGTCCCGTCAGTCCGCGACGTATTGTCAAAACATGTCTCATGGCCTCAAGACTCGATTCCTCGTAAGGAACTCGGCCTTCCCAAAATGGTCCGCATTGTCACGAACCCTATGACTCTTTCGATCAACgaacttgtccttggtgTCTCATCGCAGGATGTCCTCTCCCAGCTCCGCTCGGAAGAGGTTGTGTCTCGCGGTGGTGGACAACCTGGCACTGATCTCATGAGTCGGTTGTGTCGGTATCTAGTTGAGCAGCGACATTACTTCCCGCTGTTTCCTCCTACAGATCGCTCTAAGTTACCTAAAACTGGCACGGAAGATGGTTTGGCTACTGGTGCTGGTTTAGATTTGAGCTATCTTGAACTGGGAGAGATGGTGAATGTCAGGCCAGATGTCATGGTCGTGCCGAGTTTACTACCTCCATTTGCAAAA GTCGTCGAGAGTGTCCTCCTTATCAATCCTGGCTGCCTTTCTAAGCGTCGCGGCGCAGGTACCTATGCACGAATGGCATTATATCCTCCCCCAGTTTCAAATGGGAGTAGCGAAGATATGATGGGTCATCAAATATACGATCGTGCTCGTGTAGAGATTATCAGAATATAG
- a CDS encoding small nuclear ribonucleoprotein D2: protein MPSANQTRAPARGQLFELGMYRVLYLGCSLARISNIPNYQIISKMSTDPKIQELLSKSRNELTEYEIAQLEEHEFSAGPLSILQTAVRSHVQVLISIRNNRKLLARVKAFDRHCNMVLENVKEMWTETPRLANGKKGRPVNKDRFISKMFLRGDSVILVLLS, encoded by the exons ATGCCATCAGCCAATCAGACACGTGCTCCAGCTCGTGGTCAACTTTTTGAGCTAGGTATGTACAGAGTATTGTATCTGGGCTGCAGCCTTGCGCGCATCTCCAACATCCCAAACTATCAGATTATTTCCAAGATGTCGACGGACCCCAAGATTCA GGAGCTTCTTAGCAAGTCGCGCAATGAACTCAC tGAGTACGAGATTGCCCAGCTAGAAGAACACGAGTTCTCTGCCGGCCCTCTATCTATCCTTCAGACCGCCGTTCGATCGCACGTGCAAGTGCTCATCTCCATCCGCAACAACCGCAAGCTCCTTGCGCGTGTCAAAGCCTTCGATCGCCATTGCAATATGGTGCTGGAGAATGTGAAGGAGATGTGGACAGAGACCCCTCGGTTAGCAAACGGGAAGAAGGGTCGCCCGGTGAACAAGGATAGATTCATCAGCAAGAT GTTCCTACGAGGCGATAGCGTCATTCTGGTTCTTCTCAGCTAA
- a CDS encoding dihydroxyacetone kinase has product MSAKHFVNDPTHLVSSALHSLTLTNPSLALDPDFKVIYRRPDSNAKAQVSIISGGGSGHEPSFAGMVGHGMLSAAVAGTIFASPSAEQIRTAITSRVDTSKGVLVTVMNYTGDVLNFGMAVEKAKAAGLEVKMVVVGDDVGVGRAKAGKVGRRGIAGTVLVHKISGALAALGKPLDQVAKYAQLTADNLVSVGASLEHVHVPGRKADTEGSLAADEVELGMGIHNEPGSGREKAELPDLVSKMLKQLLDAADKDRAFVSIDSKQVVLMINNLGGVSVLELGGITAEVASQLESSYNIRPVRILSGTFMTSLNGLGFSISLLNVVSPDFEAPSMIELLDAPSEVVGWSSPVQASTWEAKNTNTRTGRAGVTGDIKSSGLKTDPGTAQAVLKKGLQKVVEAEPEVTHYDTIVGDGDCGIGLKRGAEAILKHIDEQPLTGDVVVDLSSIVTIVETAMDGTSGALYAIFLNALVHALRELSPGNASSEVWGKALKMSSDALAKYTPARPGDRTLVDALYPFVEALNQTGDVKKAAEAALEGANKTKGMQASLGRTVYIGGSGYQEVPDPGAWGLASFFLGLSS; this is encoded by the exons ATGTCAGCCAAACACTTTGTCAACGATCCAACCCACCTCGTCTCCTCAGCTCTCCATAGTCTGACCCTCACCAACCCGTCGCTCGCCCTAGATCCAGACTTCAAAGTTATCTATCGTCGTCCTGATTCCAATGCCAAAGCACAAGTGTCCATTATCTCAGGAGGTGGCTCCGGCCATGAACCCTCATTCGCCGGCATGGTCGGCCACGGCATGCTCTCCGCAGCTGTAGCTGGAACCATCTTCGCATCTCCCTCAGCAGAACAAATACGTACAGCAATTACCTCCCGCGTCGATACATCAAAGGGAGTTCTAGTCACTGTAATGAACTATACCGGTGACGTCCTCAACTTTGGCATGGCTGTtgaaaaggccaaggctgcagGGCTCGAGGTTAAGATGGTAGTCGTTGGCgacgatgttggtgttggtcgtGCAAAAGCCGGAAAAGTCGGACGTCGTGGAATTGCAGGTACAGTTCTCGTTCACAAAATCTCAGGTGCCCTAGCAGCTCTAGGAAAGCCACTTGACCAGGTTGCCAAATATGCACAACTGACAGCAGACAACCTCGTCAGTGTGGGCGCTAGTCTCGAACATGTGCACGTTCCTGGGCGAAAGGCCGATACGGAGGGCAGTCTTGCGGCAGACGAGGTGGAGCTGGGAATGGGTATTCACAATGAGCCCGGCTCTGGCCGTGAGAAGGCTGAACTACCTGATCTCGTAAGTAAAATGCTCAAGCAATTACTCGACGCCGCAGACAAGGATCGAGCTTTTGTAAGCATTGATTCCAAACAAGTTGttctcatgatcaacaacTTGGGAGGAGTCAGTGTTCTTGAGCTGGGCGGCATCACTGCAGAGGTTGCGAGTCAGCTCGAGTCAAGTTACAATATCCGGCCCGTGAGAATACTCAGTGGAACATTCATGACCAGTCTGAACGGACTCGGCTTCAGCATTTCCCTTCTCAATGTGGTCTCGCCTGATTTCGAAGCTCCGAGCATGATTGAATTGCTTGATGCTCCCAGTGAGGTGGTTGGATGGTCCTCACCCGTCCAGGCCAGCACCTGGGAAGCCAAGAATACCAATACAAGAACAGGCCGTGCTGGTGTTACAGGGGATATCAAGTCTAGTGGTCTAAAAACAGACCCTGGTACCGCGCAAGCAGTATTGAAGAAAGGCCTGCAAAAAgtggttgaggctgagcctGAGGTCACCCATTACGATACTATCGTCGGAGATGGTGACTGTGGAATCGGTTTGAAACGAGGCGCTGAAG CAATCCTTAAGCACATCGATGAGCAACCTCTTACCGGCGACGTTGTCGTGGATCTCTCATCAATCGTAACAATCGTGGAAACGGCTATGGATGGGACCTCTGGGGCTCTGTacgccatcttcctcaacgccctGGTTCATGCTCTTCGTGAACTGTCACCCGGCAACGCCTCGTCCGAAGTCTGGGGCAAGGCCCTCAAAATGAGTAGCGATGCTCTGGCTAAGTACACGCCTGCTCGTCCTGGAGATCGGACATTGGTCGACGCCCTTTATCCTTTCGTGGAAGCCCTTAACCAGACAGGAGATGTCAAGAaggcagctgaagcagcacTGGAGGGGGCTAATAAGACCAAGGGTATGCAAGCCAGCCTGGGTCGGACGGTTTATATCGGGGGTAGTGGCTATCAGGAGGTTCCCGATCCTGGAGCTTGGGGGTtggccagcttcttcctAGGCTTGAGCAGTTAG